The Arachis hypogaea cultivar Tifrunner chromosome 19, arahy.Tifrunner.gnm2.J5K5, whole genome shotgun sequence genome has a window encoding:
- the LOC112777395 gene encoding uncharacterized protein — MGFFSFLGRVFFASLFILSAWQMFNEFDATGGPIAKELIPKLNVLRGNLSSKLGVAIPQLDVRQLIATIIFLKGVGGILFVFGSTFGSFLLLSHLALTTPILYDFYNYSPKRPEYSLLLNDFIQNIALFGALLFFIGMKNSIPRRQLRKKNPKPKTN; from the exons atgggGTTCTTCTCGTTTCTGGGTCGTGTCTTCTTCGCTTCCCTCTTCATCTTATCGGCATGGCAGAT GTTTAATGAATTTGATGCCACTGGCGGGCCCATTGCAAAGGAGTTGATTCCAAAGCTCAATGTTTTGAGGGGAAATTTGTCGTCGAAATTGGGGGTTGCGATACCACAATTGGAT GTTCGCCAACTCATTGCCACTATCATTTTTCTAAAGGGGGTTGGAGGGATTCTGTTTGTGTTTGGAAGCACATTTGGATCTTTTCTTCTG CTTTCGCATTTGGCACTTACTACTCCAATTCTGTATGACTTCTATAACTACTCACCTAAAAGGCCCGAATATAGCTTACTACTGAATGATTTCATTCAG AACATAGCACTCTTTGGTGCATTGCTATTCTTTATAGGGATGAAGAATTCAATTCCAAGGAGACAACTCAGGAAGAAGAACCCAAAACCCAAGACAAATTAG
- the LOC112779415 gene encoding uncharacterized protein isoform X2, with translation MSKAFSSTKPSSLPPPKAIATSSAKNRLSPRSPLQDLNRISNSSNSSYASSNLSTEPPSGCLRFLSSSSFKTPASHKQPKSLSKTPNSVPDGIGSKQPKSKSSKENLSRGSNAEPQAKRISSNKVRSCQKNPPCRTGQKSKPCSVLSEHGKLLPGLAPGSEELKGKKDSLRGIIDNGNEDSRLKTSHGTPSLTPLSRKVAELDLDSTIHEDVNENSNRSASRTPPINNSVSPEIQCGSSLVSTTTPACYGAGYLVSGVTDKRKCRPRGILTVEENYSGFDKTAADSFDDGGEKKVTDVSDNVSPSLLPLPAEALVHWLSSPRNKGKKVLSPNADSAAKQSEGLAESTTFDSSTSPSCSSKSFWNITDGSDLSGTSYHIRRKMSSSISPSGISEFQVRFDSMLSPSYPSILFSTNSMLSCSSSGKGKKDQYNPIDENSPLSLTSIGSGNVMQTPESDYGSDLHVALSFVHTDNRKQAVPCESIDFSKLPRFSDDQDPWLSSCTIGNASESQSQTGISWREEVLMSQPYDPDEFDCCRCLSDEEDLANHRDSDRLSAPRIDEDDGCEISKDVNIAHMEDNELEIVGLAKYFQL, from the exons ATGAGCAAGGCATTTTCATCAACAAAACCCTCTTCTCTGCCTCCACCAAAGGCAATAGCAACATCCTCTGCAAAGAATAGGCTAAGTCCTCGAAGCCCGTTGCAGGATCTCAACCGCATTTCCAACAGCAGCAACAGCAGCTATGCTTCTTCCAATCTCTCCACTGAACCCCCAAGTGGTTGCCTCAGGTTCctgtcttcctcttctttcaaaACACCTGCATCACACAAGCAGCCGAAGAGCCTCTCCAAAACCCCTAACTCAGTACCTGATGGGATTGGTTCGAAACAACCTAAATCTAAGTCCTCAAAGGAGAATCTTTCTAGAGGTAGCAATGCTGAGCCACAAGCAAAAAGGATCTCATCGAATAAGGTACGGTCATGTCAGAAGAACCCCCCATGCAGGACTGGGCAAAAGTCTAAGCCTTGTTCTGTTCTGAGTGAGCATGGCAAACTTTTACCTGGGTTGGCACCTGGATCTGAGGAGTTAAAGGGAAAGAAAGACAGTTTGAGAGGGATAATTGATAATGGCAATGAGGATTCCCGGCTTAAAACCTCTCATGGTACTCCTAGCTTGACTCCTTTGAGTAGAAAAGTTGCTGAGTTGGATTTGGATAGTACGATTCATGAGGATGTTAACGAGAACTCAAATAGAAGTGCTAGTAGAACACCTCCGATTAATAACTCTGTTTCGCCTGAGATACAATGTGGATCTTCTTTGGTTTCAACAACCACACCGGCTTGTTACGGTGCTGGATATCTTGTTTCTGGTGTCACTGACAAGAGGAAGTGCAGGCCTAGAGGGATTCTTACTGTAGAAGAGAATTATTCAGGCTTTGATAAAACAGCTGCTGATAGTTTTGATGATGGTGGTGAGAAGAAAGTAACAGATGTTAGCGACAATGTGAGTCCTTCCTTGTTGCCTTTGCCGGCTGAAGCTTTAGTGCATTGGCTTTCTTCGCCACGTAACAAGGGGAAGAAGGTTCTCAGTCCAAATGCCGACAGCGCAGCAAAACAAAGTGAAGGACTAGCAGAATCCACAACTTTTGATTCCAGTACTTCACCATCATGCAGttccaaatctttttggaataTAACTGATGGCAGTGATTTGTCTGGTACTTCTTATCATATAAGGAGAAAGATGAGTTCTTCAATTTCTCCAAGTGGAATTTCCGAATTCCAAGTACGTTTTGATTCCATGTTGTCCCCTTCTTATCCATCCATATTATTTTCTACAAATTCCATGCTTAGTTGTAGTAGCTCCGGAAAAGGTAAAAAAGATCAGTACAATCCCATTGATGAGAATTCACCCTTATCCCTGACTTCAATAGGCAGTGGGAATGTTATGCAAACTCCAGAATCAGACTACGGTTCAGACTTGCATGTTGCATTGTCGTTTGTCCATACAGACAATCGAAAACAAG CTGTGCCTTGTGAATCGATTGATTTCAGCAAACTTCCGAGATTTTCAGATGATCAGGATCCTTGGTTATCAAGTTGTACAATAGGGAATGCATCCGAATCACAATCCCAAACGGGAATATCATGGAGAGAAGAAGTGTTAATGAGCCAACCTTATGATCCGGATGAATTTGACTGTTGTAGATGTTTGTCAGATGAAGAAGACCTTGCTAACCACCGTGATAGCGATAGGTTATCAGCTCCACGAATCGATGAAGATGATGGCTGTGAAATATCAAAGGATGTCAACATTGCTCACATGGAAGACAATGAACTCGAAATTGTGGGTCTGGCAAAGTATTTCCAGCTTTGA
- the LOC112779415 gene encoding uncharacterized protein isoform X1 encodes MSKAFSSTKPSSLPPPKAIATSSAKNRLSPRSPLQDLNRISNSSNSSYASSNLSTEPPSGCLRFLSSSSFKTPASHKQPKSLSKTPNSVPDGIGSKQPKSKSSKENLSRGSNAEPQAKRISSNKVRSCQKNPPCRTGQKSKPCSVLSEHGKLLPGLAPGSEELKGKKDSLRGIIDNGNEDSRLKTSHGTPSLTPLSRKVAELDLDSTIHEDVNENSNRSASRTPPINNSVSPEIQCGSSLVSTTTPACYGAGYLVSGVTDKRKCRPRGILTVEENYSGFDKTAADSFDDGGEKKVTDVSDNVSPSLLPLPAEALVHWLSSPRNKGKKVLSPNADSAAKQSEGLAESTTFDSSTSPSCSSKSFWNITDGSDLSGTSYHIRRKMSSSISPSGISEFQVRFDSMLSPSYPSILFSTNSMLSCSSSGKGKKDQYNPIDENSPLSLTSIGSGNVMQTPESDYGSDLHVALSFVHTDNRKQGSPNPVLNSINDVFTSESLHLNSSVPPEDSVNSSFQFDCLAVPCESIDFSKLPRFSDDQDPWLSSCTIGNASESQSQTGISWREEVLMSQPYDPDEFDCCRCLSDEEDLANHRDSDRLSAPRIDEDDGCEISKDVNIAHMEDNELEIVGLAKYFQL; translated from the coding sequence ATGAGCAAGGCATTTTCATCAACAAAACCCTCTTCTCTGCCTCCACCAAAGGCAATAGCAACATCCTCTGCAAAGAATAGGCTAAGTCCTCGAAGCCCGTTGCAGGATCTCAACCGCATTTCCAACAGCAGCAACAGCAGCTATGCTTCTTCCAATCTCTCCACTGAACCCCCAAGTGGTTGCCTCAGGTTCctgtcttcctcttctttcaaaACACCTGCATCACACAAGCAGCCGAAGAGCCTCTCCAAAACCCCTAACTCAGTACCTGATGGGATTGGTTCGAAACAACCTAAATCTAAGTCCTCAAAGGAGAATCTTTCTAGAGGTAGCAATGCTGAGCCACAAGCAAAAAGGATCTCATCGAATAAGGTACGGTCATGTCAGAAGAACCCCCCATGCAGGACTGGGCAAAAGTCTAAGCCTTGTTCTGTTCTGAGTGAGCATGGCAAACTTTTACCTGGGTTGGCACCTGGATCTGAGGAGTTAAAGGGAAAGAAAGACAGTTTGAGAGGGATAATTGATAATGGCAATGAGGATTCCCGGCTTAAAACCTCTCATGGTACTCCTAGCTTGACTCCTTTGAGTAGAAAAGTTGCTGAGTTGGATTTGGATAGTACGATTCATGAGGATGTTAACGAGAACTCAAATAGAAGTGCTAGTAGAACACCTCCGATTAATAACTCTGTTTCGCCTGAGATACAATGTGGATCTTCTTTGGTTTCAACAACCACACCGGCTTGTTACGGTGCTGGATATCTTGTTTCTGGTGTCACTGACAAGAGGAAGTGCAGGCCTAGAGGGATTCTTACTGTAGAAGAGAATTATTCAGGCTTTGATAAAACAGCTGCTGATAGTTTTGATGATGGTGGTGAGAAGAAAGTAACAGATGTTAGCGACAATGTGAGTCCTTCCTTGTTGCCTTTGCCGGCTGAAGCTTTAGTGCATTGGCTTTCTTCGCCACGTAACAAGGGGAAGAAGGTTCTCAGTCCAAATGCCGACAGCGCAGCAAAACAAAGTGAAGGACTAGCAGAATCCACAACTTTTGATTCCAGTACTTCACCATCATGCAGttccaaatctttttggaataTAACTGATGGCAGTGATTTGTCTGGTACTTCTTATCATATAAGGAGAAAGATGAGTTCTTCAATTTCTCCAAGTGGAATTTCCGAATTCCAAGTACGTTTTGATTCCATGTTGTCCCCTTCTTATCCATCCATATTATTTTCTACAAATTCCATGCTTAGTTGTAGTAGCTCCGGAAAAGGTAAAAAAGATCAGTACAATCCCATTGATGAGAATTCACCCTTATCCCTGACTTCAATAGGCAGTGGGAATGTTATGCAAACTCCAGAATCAGACTACGGTTCAGACTTGCATGTTGCATTGTCGTTTGTCCATACAGACAATCGAAAACAAGGTAGTCCTAATCCTGTCCTTAATTCTATCAATGATGTTTTCACATCAGAAAGCCTCCATCTCAATAGCTCTGTGCCACCTGAGGATTCTGTTAATTCTAGTTTCCAATTTGATTGTTTAGCTGTGCCTTGTGAATCGATTGATTTCAGCAAACTTCCGAGATTTTCAGATGATCAGGATCCTTGGTTATCAAGTTGTACAATAGGGAATGCATCCGAATCACAATCCCAAACGGGAATATCATGGAGAGAAGAAGTGTTAATGAGCCAACCTTATGATCCGGATGAATTTGACTGTTGTAGATGTTTGTCAGATGAAGAAGACCTTGCTAACCACCGTGATAGCGATAGGTTATCAGCTCCACGAATCGATGAAGATGATGGCTGTGAAATATCAAAGGATGTCAACATTGCTCACATGGAAGACAATGAACTCGAAATTGTGGGTCTGGCAAAGTATTTCCAGCTTTGA
- the LOC112779415 gene encoding uncharacterized protein isoform X3 — translation MSKAFSSTKPSSLPPPKAIATSSAKNRLSPRSPLQDLNRISNSSNSSYASSNLSTEPPSGCLRFLSSSSFKTPASHKQPKSLSKTPNSVPDGIGSKQPKSKSSKENLSRGSNAEPQAKRISSNKVRSCQKNPPCRTGQKSKPCSVLSEHGKLLPGLAPGSEELKGKKDSLRGIIDNGNEDSRLKTSHGTPSLTPLSRKVAELDLDSTIHEDVNENSNRSASRTPPINNSVSPEIQCGSSLVSTTTPACYGAGYLVSGVTDKRKCRPRGILTVEENYSGFDKTAADSFDDGGEKKVTDVSDNVSPSLLPLPAEALVHWLSSPRNKGKKVLSPNADSAAKQSEGLAESTTFDSSTSPSCSSKSFWNITDGSDLSGTSYHIRRKMSSSISPSGISEFQVRFDSMLSPSYPSILFSTNSMLSCSSSGKGKKDQYNPIDENSPLSLTSIGSGNVMQTPESDYGSDLHVALSFVHTDNRKQANFRDFQMIRILGYQVVQ, via the exons ATGAGCAAGGCATTTTCATCAACAAAACCCTCTTCTCTGCCTCCACCAAAGGCAATAGCAACATCCTCTGCAAAGAATAGGCTAAGTCCTCGAAGCCCGTTGCAGGATCTCAACCGCATTTCCAACAGCAGCAACAGCAGCTATGCTTCTTCCAATCTCTCCACTGAACCCCCAAGTGGTTGCCTCAGGTTCctgtcttcctcttctttcaaaACACCTGCATCACACAAGCAGCCGAAGAGCCTCTCCAAAACCCCTAACTCAGTACCTGATGGGATTGGTTCGAAACAACCTAAATCTAAGTCCTCAAAGGAGAATCTTTCTAGAGGTAGCAATGCTGAGCCACAAGCAAAAAGGATCTCATCGAATAAGGTACGGTCATGTCAGAAGAACCCCCCATGCAGGACTGGGCAAAAGTCTAAGCCTTGTTCTGTTCTGAGTGAGCATGGCAAACTTTTACCTGGGTTGGCACCTGGATCTGAGGAGTTAAAGGGAAAGAAAGACAGTTTGAGAGGGATAATTGATAATGGCAATGAGGATTCCCGGCTTAAAACCTCTCATGGTACTCCTAGCTTGACTCCTTTGAGTAGAAAAGTTGCTGAGTTGGATTTGGATAGTACGATTCATGAGGATGTTAACGAGAACTCAAATAGAAGTGCTAGTAGAACACCTCCGATTAATAACTCTGTTTCGCCTGAGATACAATGTGGATCTTCTTTGGTTTCAACAACCACACCGGCTTGTTACGGTGCTGGATATCTTGTTTCTGGTGTCACTGACAAGAGGAAGTGCAGGCCTAGAGGGATTCTTACTGTAGAAGAGAATTATTCAGGCTTTGATAAAACAGCTGCTGATAGTTTTGATGATGGTGGTGAGAAGAAAGTAACAGATGTTAGCGACAATGTGAGTCCTTCCTTGTTGCCTTTGCCGGCTGAAGCTTTAGTGCATTGGCTTTCTTCGCCACGTAACAAGGGGAAGAAGGTTCTCAGTCCAAATGCCGACAGCGCAGCAAAACAAAGTGAAGGACTAGCAGAATCCACAACTTTTGATTCCAGTACTTCACCATCATGCAGttccaaatctttttggaataTAACTGATGGCAGTGATTTGTCTGGTACTTCTTATCATATAAGGAGAAAGATGAGTTCTTCAATTTCTCCAAGTGGAATTTCCGAATTCCAAGTACGTTTTGATTCCATGTTGTCCCCTTCTTATCCATCCATATTATTTTCTACAAATTCCATGCTTAGTTGTAGTAGCTCCGGAAAAGGTAAAAAAGATCAGTACAATCCCATTGATGAGAATTCACCCTTATCCCTGACTTCAATAGGCAGTGGGAATGTTATGCAAACTCCAGAATCAGACTACGGTTCAGACTTGCATGTTGCATTGTCGTTTGTCCATACAGACAATCGAAAACAAG CAAACTTCCGAGATTTTCAGATGATCAGGATCCTTGGTTATCAAGTTGTACAATAG